The following are encoded in a window of uncultured Pseudomonas sp. genomic DNA:
- a CDS encoding FAD-binding oxidoreductase: MSAERQTPSSPRGFSHYRVVDKQQESSVITSFVLTAADGSANLSFRPGQYLIVRLPGEDGGTLLRNYSLSGDVANPAQLRISVKREPAPFDRPELPAGLGSSYLHDCVQVGDLLDVAGPAGDFVLDEESERPVVLFSGGVGLTPMLSMLHKLSQASTRSVHFIHACENGDVHAFRDEVLALAERRPGICAHFCYRNPAPTDRAYHSQGLVTRATLQALLPLDDYDVYLCGPRLFMQANWRLLRSLGIAKERIHYEFFGPASILEEDDSEQAAAAPVAQPVPTAAAQSGAEQGAHALSVHFLPSGTTLAWDENCHSLLDLAEQAGLTPAFNCRAGLCNTCQVDLREGAVEYFEEPLEEPENGRVLLCCSRPRSAVTIDLGT, encoded by the coding sequence ATGAGTGCCGAGCGCCAGACCCCATCGAGCCCGCGTGGCTTTAGCCACTACCGGGTGGTGGATAAGCAGCAGGAAAGCAGTGTGATCACCTCGTTTGTACTGACGGCTGCCGATGGCTCTGCGAACCTGAGCTTTCGCCCGGGGCAGTACCTGATCGTGCGCCTGCCAGGGGAAGACGGCGGTACCCTGTTGCGCAACTACAGTCTCTCGGGGGATGTCGCCAATCCTGCGCAGTTGCGCATCTCGGTAAAGCGCGAGCCGGCCCCCTTCGACAGGCCCGAACTGCCCGCCGGGCTGGGCTCCAGCTACCTACATGACTGCGTGCAGGTCGGCGATCTGCTAGACGTTGCCGGCCCGGCGGGTGACTTTGTCCTCGACGAGGAGAGTGAGCGCCCGGTGGTGCTGTTCAGTGGCGGCGTCGGGCTGACGCCGATGCTGAGCATGCTGCATAAGTTGAGTCAGGCTTCGACGCGTTCGGTGCACTTCATTCATGCCTGTGAAAATGGCGACGTGCACGCCTTCCGCGATGAAGTGCTGGCACTGGCCGAGCGCCGCCCCGGGATCTGCGCACACTTTTGCTACCGCAACCCCGCCCCTACCGACCGTGCTTACCACAGTCAGGGCCTGGTCACCCGGGCAACCCTACAGGCGCTGCTGCCACTGGATGACTACGACGTCTATCTGTGTGGCCCGCGGCTGTTTATGCAGGCGAATTGGCGCTTGTTACGTAGCCTGGGGATTGCCAAAGAGCGTATCCATTACGAGTTTTTTGGTCCGGCGAGCATCCTCGAAGAGGACGATAGCGAGCAAGCCGCGGCCGCTCCGGTTGCGCAGCCCGTACCCACTGCAGCGGCGCAGAGCGGTGCAGAGCAGGGCGCGCACGCCTTGAGCGTGCACTTCCTGCCATCCGGCACCACGCTGGCTTGGGATGAGAATTGTCATTCGCTGCTCGATCTGGCCGAGCAAGCCGGTCTGACCCCGGCGTTTAACTGCCGGGCCGGCTTGTGCAACACCTGTCAGGTTGATTTGCGCGAGGGTGCAGTCGAGTACTTTGAGGAACCGTTGGAAGAGCCGGAAAACGGCAGGGTTCTGCTCTGCTGCTCGCGTCCGCGCAGTGCCGTAACCATCGACCTCGGCACCTAA
- a CDS encoding LysR substrate-binding domain-containing protein has protein sequence MDNLPPLRALQVFDTVGRCGGISEAARRLNISAGAVSQQMKLLEDALGISLTARDGKRIRLTSAGQRFHQSCASAFECLRIAQAEVELSKNRSNLRVSALPSLMSGWLAPQVSTWQQGQPNVDIYLDGSHAEPANSGYEIDFRITYSDRALDAENAMELFRDCVVPACSPNLLPAASTQITPAELMNYPLLSIDWLPKFASPPSWRDWFKANAVDCAQLHDSHRVFSLSAVAIQAAIDGQGLVLAQYSMIAQDIAAGRLVIPICHPLPMPAPYFLTWTKSAFDYEHCRQFHRWLVARGREQGERNRALLEASNRARET, from the coding sequence ATGGACAATCTCCCACCACTTCGAGCACTGCAAGTGTTTGACACTGTTGGCCGCTGTGGCGGCATTTCCGAAGCAGCCAGACGTTTGAATATTTCAGCCGGGGCGGTGAGCCAACAGATGAAGTTATTGGAAGATGCGCTGGGCATCAGCCTGACCGCCCGGGACGGCAAACGCATACGCTTGACCAGTGCCGGCCAGCGCTTTCATCAGAGCTGCGCCAGCGCCTTCGAATGCTTGCGAATAGCCCAGGCTGAAGTCGAACTGTCGAAGAACAGAAGCAATCTACGCGTCAGCGCATTGCCTTCGCTGATGTCCGGGTGGCTTGCCCCACAGGTGTCTACTTGGCAACAGGGCCAACCGAACGTCGATATCTATCTCGATGGCAGCCATGCGGAACCCGCCAATAGCGGTTATGAGATTGACTTCCGCATCACCTACAGCGACCGAGCGCTGGACGCGGAAAACGCCATGGAGCTATTTCGTGACTGCGTCGTGCCGGCGTGTAGCCCCAACCTGCTGCCCGCAGCCAGCACGCAGATAACCCCAGCAGAATTAATGAACTACCCACTGCTTTCAATTGACTGGCTGCCTAAATTTGCCTCCCCGCCGTCATGGCGCGACTGGTTCAAAGCAAACGCAGTTGATTGCGCGCAACTGCACGACAGCCACAGAGTGTTCTCACTTTCGGCTGTGGCGATACAGGCGGCCATTGACGGCCAAGGTTTAGTACTTGCGCAGTACTCGATGATTGCTCAAGACATTGCAGCCGGGCGTCTGGTAATCCCCATATGCCACCCCTTGCCAATGCCCGCGCCCTACTTTCTGACCTGGACAAAAAGCGCGTTCGACTACGAACACTGCCGGCAATTCCATCGTTGGCTGGTGGCGCGGGGGCGCGAGCAAGGTGAACGCAACAGGGCGCTGCTTGAAGCCAGCAACAGGGCGCGTGAAACTTAA
- the hutC gene encoding histidine utilization repressor has product MAKQLQRTSLLADQLSDTPAPLYAQVKQMIIQQIQSRAWPVHHRVPSESELVEELGFSRMTINRALRELTSDGLLVRMQGVGTFVAEPKGRSALFAVNNIADEIAARGHRHRSQVITLGEELASAERAFALDLRAGQKIFHSLIVHYENDVAVQLEDRYVNALVAPDYLAQDFTQLTPYAYLSQVAPLTEGEHVVEAILAEAEECQLLQIERGEPCLLIRRRTWSGQQAVSSARLLHPGSRHRLEGRFSS; this is encoded by the coding sequence ATGGCTAAACAGCTCCAGCGCACGTCGTTACTGGCCGACCAGCTGAGTGACACGCCTGCTCCACTGTATGCCCAAGTGAAGCAAATGATTATTCAGCAAATTCAGAGCAGGGCGTGGCCCGTACACCATCGGGTGCCTTCAGAAAGTGAGCTGGTGGAAGAGCTGGGCTTTAGCCGTATGACCATCAATCGTGCGCTACGCGAGCTGACTAGCGATGGATTGCTGGTGCGCATGCAGGGTGTTGGCACCTTTGTCGCCGAACCGAAAGGCCGCTCAGCATTGTTCGCCGTGAATAATATCGCCGACGAGATCGCCGCGCGCGGTCACCGGCATCGCAGTCAGGTGATTACGCTCGGTGAGGAACTGGCCAGTGCAGAGCGTGCGTTTGCCCTCGATCTGCGGGCGGGCCAGAAAATCTTTCACTCACTGATCGTGCATTACGAGAATGACGTGGCGGTGCAACTCGAGGATCGCTATGTCAATGCGCTCGTGGCCCCCGATTACCTGGCCCAGGACTTCACCCAGCTCACGCCCTATGCTTACCTGTCACAGGTCGCGCCTCTGACCGAGGGTGAGCATGTAGTCGAAGCCATACTTGCCGAGGCTGAGGAGTGCCAGTTGCTGCAGATTGAGCGCGGTGAACCCTGCCTGTTGATTCGTCGGCGTACCTGGTCCGGGCAGCAGGCGGTTAGCTCCGCGCGCCTGTTGCACCCGGGCTCGCGCCATCGTCTAGAGGGGCGTTTCAGTTCATGA